The Panicum virgatum strain AP13 chromosome 5K, P.virgatum_v5, whole genome shotgun sequence genome has a window encoding:
- the LOC120710469 gene encoding leucine-rich repeat extensin-like protein 3, giving the protein MAPPPTASTRSPSSAHPRPQPYSQRALWPLTGPPKPAHHHPQATGELPPRYRPPPAVCSSGTPLPNPPPPEIALGIGPPPHPEALQLVLAAPPSPERRRRGAPPPPAALLCGAAASGLLPANRGHPEVR; this is encoded by the exons atggcgccgccgcccacggcctccacgcggagccccTCCTCCGCTCATCCTCGCCCCCAACCGTATTCCCAGCGAGCTTTGTGGCCTCTCACTGGTCCTCCCAAGCCCGCTCACCACCACCCCCAAGCCACCGGTGAGCTGCCGCCGCGGTAcagaccgccgccggccgtctgcTCCAGTGGAACTCCACTCCCCAACCCTCCTCCGCCCGAGATAGCCCTCGGAATCGGTCCCCCACCTCACCCCGAAGCTCTCCAACTAGTCCTTGCCGCCCCTccttcaccggagcgccgccgccgcggagctccaccaccaccggccgccctgctctgtggagccgccgcctcgggcCTCCTCCCCGCGAACCGAGGACACCCAGAG GTGCGATAG
- the LOC120705956 gene encoding uncharacterized protein LOC120705956 produces the protein MLMATRGRLTGWQSRFDCDAIQYSTCEITKAGIGGPLVDFEGKFVGMNFYDWKQGTPFLSQAMIVRVLAHFEKKGIVDVVDDYGYTNRWPVPKPLWRCPNEHHPENEEKEEFTVRVPGSSRVRRYGHFFGELVCLI, from the exons ATGTTAATGGCCACAAGAGGGAGACTCACTGGTTGGCAGAGCAGATTTGATTGTGATGCTATTCAATATTCCACTTGTGAAATTACTAAG GCTGGGATTGGAGGTCCACTTGTTGATTTTGAAGGGAAATTTGTTGGCATGAACTTCTATGACTGGAAACAAGGAACTCCATTCCTATCACAAGCTATGATTGTCCGAGTCCTGGCACATTTTGAGAAGAAAGG GAttgttgatgtggttgacgatTATGGTTACACAAACAG ATGGCCTGTGCCCAAGCCATTATGGCGTTGCCCCAACGAGCATCATCCTGAGAACGAGGAGAAAGAAGAGTTCACAGTTCGTGTCCCTGGGAGTTCAAGGGTGCGCAGATATGGACACTTTTTCGGGGAACTCGTCTGCCTAATCTAG
- the LOC120710468 gene encoding neural Wiskott-Aldrich syndrome protein-like, with amino-acid sequence MAPPPTASTRSPSSAHPRPQPYSQRASWPLTGPPKPTHHRPQATGELPPRYRPPPAVCSSGTPLPNPPPPEIALGIGPPPHPEALQLVLAAPPSPERRRRGAPPPPAALLCGAAASGLLPANRGHPEVR; translated from the exons atggcgccgccgcccacggcctccacgcggagccccTCCTCCGCTCATCCTCGCCCCCAACCGTATTCCCAGCGAGCTTCGTGGCCTCTCACTGGTCCTCCCAAGCCCACTCACCACCGCCCCCAAGCCACCGGTGAGCTGCCGCCGCGGTAcagaccgccgccggccgtctgcTCCAGTGGAACTCCACTCCCCAACCCTCCTCCGCCCGAGATAGCCCTCGGAATCGGTCCCCCACCTCACCCCGAAGCTCTCCAACTAGTCCTTGCCGCCCCTccttcaccggagcgccgccgccgcggagctccaccaccgccggccgccctgctctgtggagccgccgcctcgggcCTCCTCCCCGCAAACCGAGGACACCCAGAG GTGCGATAG
- the LOC120710470 gene encoding uncharacterized protein LOC120710470 has product MAPSSTRTAAAEALVRTVRLFVDGPGKRVLFAEASEGAAAFLFALLAAVGGLLRKDPASAAAGCFGNLAAAEALLPGGPASTASSRAPPPASPAPKGMGIMGRRLFRCGHLGCRCSDVASREAGSACPCASPSCSRASANGDGASGRRDTELHFLEACLYRRPDGSAAAALGRGAGRSGNAFYRCRARDERHGREIVECRFRVTDERGVECPLCGSHTTAAVTCAKGRRRRGLIRLRASGRGGRRRGRGTSYHH; this is encoded by the coding sequence ATGGCGCCCTCGAGCacgcggaccgccgccgccgaggcactCGTGCGGACCGTGAGGCTCTTCGTCGACGGCCCCGGGAAGCGCGTGCTCTTCGCGGAGGCCagcgagggcgccgccgccttcctcttCGCCCTCCTTGCCGCGGTCGGGGGGCTGCTACGGAAGGACCCGGCGTCCGCCGCGGCAGGCTGCTTCGggaacctcgccgccgccgaggccctaCTGCCAGGGGGGCCTGCCTCTAccgcctcctcccgcgcgccgccgccggcgtctcccGCCCCCAAGGGCATGGGCATCATGGGGCGGCGGCTGTTCCGGTGCGGCCACCTCGGGTGCCGCTGCAGCGACGTCGCGTCGCGGGAGGCCGGCTCcgcgtgcccctgcgcgtcccCGTCCTGCTCCCGCGCCAGCGCCAACGGCGACGGCGCGTCCGGGAGGCGCGACACGGAGCTGCACTTCCTCGAGGCCTGCTTGTACCGCCGCCCGGACgggtccgccgcggcggccctcggccgcggcgccgggcggAGCGGGAACGCCTTCTACCGCTGCCGCGCGCGCGACGAGAGGCACGGTCGCGAGATCGTCGAGTGCCGCTTCCGCGTCACGGACGAGCGCGGCGTCGAGTGCCCGCTCTGCGGCAGCCACACCACCGCGGCGGTCACGTGCGCCaaaggccggcgacggcgaggactcATCCGTCTCCGCGCGTCCGGacgcggggggcggcggcgaggccgcgggACCTCCTACCACCATTAG